GCCGAGAAAATACTTCGTCAACAAATCAACTCCGGTGTTGAAGCCACATTCACGAATACTACCACAACGTGGCATTTCATTCCCCCGGCTGCTCCCCATATGGGTGGAGCTTGGGAAAGGATGGTCCGGTCCGTCAAGCAGGCGTTGTTGGAAGCATACCACGATAAACTGGACGACGAGAAACTGCAAACACTACTGGTTGAGGCCGAATCCATCGTCAATAGTAGACCGTTGACGTATTTGCCGTTAGACTCCGCGGAGAGTGAAGCGATTACCCCAAACCACTTCCTGCTGGGTAGTTCCGATGGAGTATGTCAGCCGATCGTTGAAACGGAATGCAGCAGCAAACTACTTAGCTACTCATGGAGTCAGCTTCAGAAGCAGTTGAATACGTTCTGGAAGAGGTGGACTCTTGAGTACCTGCCAACTCTGACGAAACGCACTAAGTGGTTCGGGGAGACGAAACCGATCGAAGCTGGAGCCCTAGTAGTACTGGTAGAGGGCAGTAGGCGAAATGGTTGGACCCGAGGTAGAGTCTTGCAGCTGATAACAAACCCGGATGGTAGATGTCGCCAAGCGTTAGTACAAACTCGAGATGGAGTATTTCGTCGACCGTTGTCTCGCCTAGCAGTCCTGGAGGTTGGAGATGGTTGCGGAACCGAGTCTACCGGATTCCACCGGGGGGAGGATGTTGCGGCAAGAGTGGAGAAAACCGAGTGCTGCCTGTAGCTGTCATCAGATTGACATTTCGATCTGGCAACATTGACCGTTGGAGCGGGGGCAGAGTGAAAATTTATCTTTGTTGAGAAAGTACCGTTATGatagttttgagaaaaagtaCCACGCGACGCAACAGTAGAAAAGTTTGTTGATTTAGTGCGGCATTAAGAGGTTTTCGGTTGTTTTAAAGTTAGAAGATTTGTGAACCTTTATTGTACCAGCTGGAGGGACAAGTAAGTTGTCTAGATGTAGATTAGAACTATTTCCTttattcattttgattgttcGCACAGATTCGTAGCCAGGACAAATTTAGATTTGCCTTTGATCGAGGTGTAAAGCCATTATTGTTGTTGTGAACATTTAGCGTTGCGGTGAGtactaaatatttgaataactctGTAAAGCATTATAAATTAATTCTAAACCATAAAACAGGTTAGGCCAACGGCGAAAATTATAAAGTTGCTAGGTTTCGTTTGGCTTGGGGAGGTCGACTAAATGTAAGTCTAGCTTATCCATTTACATAACCTCATtctgatgattttgtattttgtatttttagtctTGAAGTATTTCTATACACCAGTTTTGTATTGGTACAAATATACTGTCGGAACTCGACCCAATCCCCTGTTTTTACTGACCTACGGCAACAGTCCTTCTTCCTCGTATTCGGCACTACCAAAAGGTGCATAGTTCCAAGttaatgttatttaaatttaaagtcaataaaagtttaattagaAAACACGTCGACCTTTGATAGCTACTGAAATATTCATTAAGGTTTGTCCAGAACAAAATAACTTATTTCAAGTCTCGTACTTATAAATTTGCGTTATCATTGCACGACCTCTTTTGTAGTTCAATCAGgcctgaattttttttgctaagctAAAGGGCACAAATCGAAGTCTGTAACAAACGACGTGAAAgaatgaaatttgatttcttgtACAAAGTAAAGATCAAACATGTGTTTTCATTGGAATATTATTGTGCATTTTATTAGTTATTAtcagaatgtttttaaaataattgtcaCTTTACGAAAAGCTCTACTGGTGCTTCTTCTAAGCTTCACCTCCGATCGATTCGATGAAACCACAGCAGCTTTCCGGATCGAAGAGAAATACATTGTGGTGGGGAGCTTCCTTCTGCGAGACAGTTTTGATGATTTCGTGAGCAACGGCACCGCCCACGATGGCAGCTGCTGGTGAGATCTGGGCAAATACGTGGGTCAATGCGCTATCCGGAACCACTGTTGCTTCCAGTTCATCACGCACCTTCAATAGCTTTGTCAAATCATTTTCGCGATCCGAGTACAATGGATCACGCTTTTCTACTTCGCGGAATTTTTGCAACACTCGCAGCAGCGGCAAGGCAGGTCCTGAACgtttgagctttctagcatatgACTGGGCCTTGAAGTCAAAGTCTAGCAATGCTTGGTATGATGGATAAACCAAGGTCCTTTTGACCGTTGACGTTACCAGTTCGGTCTTGGtcttttcattaggttttgagATGATCTTATGTTTAACGAcatcttcggcaaagttgtgtTCCTGTAGATCGGCAAAGCTGTATCCAAACATACCCCAAAGGTCCGCTGCAAAGAATTTAATCCCAGTTTCGCGACACACCCCATCAATGCGAAGCAATTCCTCAGTTAACGCTCCAATGATACATACGacgtcaaagtttttaaaatactcgtTCGGTTTATCCGACAACTTTTCGGTCTCAGCCTTTAGCTCTACCATCGGATTCAAATGTTGCGCACGTGAAAGCGAAGCCTCCGCTCTGTTAGTGCCGAGTGATGATTGTGGAGCGAGAAATTGCGAACAGAAGTCAGACTCTTGAATGACTTTATCGTCAAGAAGAGTAACAGCTTTCACGCCTGATAGGATGACATTCTTGGCTATTTCTGCTCCTAATCCGTTGAGCCCGGCAATCAAAATGCGAGCCGCACGCAATCTGTAATGAGACGAATATAATTCATGTACATGTTGACTCTAAtggatttgaaatgttttcgttCCAATTTTAGCATATGTCCAGCCGAAGCTAGGATGATTAGATTCAAATTTGGTAAAACATTTTCGCCTGCTGTAAAAAATCAATAGTTAGGAAGTTATCAATTTTAATTAGGGGCATTGTCAACTATATGCCATCAATATGGCGTTTAGTTTAACATACCTAGCTGGCAATTAAGTAAACTTTGTTCAGGACTCAAGTGCCAGGTATTTATATTAGGATTGTTCGAGCTTCAggaaaggggccgttcagataccacgtggacagaaaaatgagatttttgaccccctcctccccctccgtggacatttggtaaacccctacccccctccccagatgtccacgtggacaaatttgaaaaagtttttattttgaatacctataatttttttttttatgcggcAGCTTTATGAGAAATCACACGGCCCTTTTGAGGCCAAAATTCCTCACCGCGGGGGAAAGCTGGGTAAATGAAATGGGTAGGATTTGGAGGAGACCGCAATACACCAGGCGAATTAGGTATGTGTCCCACTTAAACTCCGGTTGCTCTCTGACAAGTCAAACCCTGGCGAACCAGGACTGGGCTTGCCAATGAGCCGTATTACGAGCGAGGGTATTTTATATCGGTTGTATGATGTGGAAATGTGTAACATTGTGTCAGTGAGCTACAAATAGTAGAACttgtagggctgaggtttgtcgtcacagtgagtagtattttgtcatgtgaagtgagcaacaaatagtagccgtTGTATGGCTGAGGTtggttgtcacagtgagtagtattgtgtcatgtggaGTGCGCAACAATTAGTAGCCTTTttagggctgaggtttgtcgTCATAGTGAGTAGTATtttgtcatgtgaagtgagctacaaatagtagcctttgtatggctgagttttgttgtcacagtgagtagtattgtgccATGTGAAGTGAgtaacaaatagtagcctttgtagggttgtggtttgttgtcacagtgagtagtttTGTGTTGTGTGAAGTGaacaacaaatagtagcctttgtagggcggaagtttgttgtcacagtgagtagtattgtgtcatgtgatgtgagcaacaaatagtagcctttgtagggctgaggtttgttgtcacaaTGAATAGTATTATGTTGGGCCCTACctgtcacctaaccttactcgTTCAAACACTTTGAGCCCATGATAGTTTTCGCTTGAGATTAGCATAGATTGATCAATAAAAGATATTTCCAAATATGTAAGTCTTAAGAGATTCAGAACAAATGCGTGGCTACTCTGTAATTATATTAACAACTTGGATACCGTAAAACCGAATCTCCATTAAAAGTTGTTTGTCACTGCACTGCCcttattcgcatatgagtcccatgtgtaaaaactgcaaaccgagaaaaacgcttgtaaagtttgaaacttgttttcatgaaaacaatcGTATGCATCGTTTGTTGGCAAAACCTATCAATAGTTCGGATAGAAAACACTTCAAAGAAtacttttgtttacttttgcgcTAATACTAACTAATAATTAcggagaaatttcaataaaacactcatgtgactcatatgcgaatattctTAACCCTCGATCAGAGATTATTCGCAAATGAGTCTCTGGTACTAAAGTTATCGGCAAGTGGCAAGTACTTTTctaacatattttttccatttgtttaccattctttttgatgacggaagaaaattttcgaaagatCTTGATTCCAAACTGATTTCAATCAAGTTTTTTTCGTCAAGTGGGAtgtgtttttccaaaactttgttttcattcgTGTGAAATTGCTGCGAATTTATAAgacatcatcatcatttaaTTCAATGCGTGTTACGGATACGTGGAACACCGACCAAAAGTGTGCTGGATTCAAGACAAAGAAGGAGATTTCTTCCGGGAAAATCTTCCTGGGTatataataaacgaaaacagtgGTATTAATATTGTTGTGcatataaaaaaagttatgaaaaaagtttgttattttgttaccgAAACAACACTTCAAGTATCACCTACCGATCACACATTAGATCGTCGAAATCTCCCACGAAGGATCCATCCTGACCGAAGACTGATCTATAGAGCGTTGTTCATTGGttgatttttgtcgaaaaaataattttggtagaATTAACCTGTTtcttattaatgttttttgtgaCTATGAACCAGATTTCTTCGGAATCATTTTGCTACTTAACgatcaatttttatgtaaattaatgttttaagcattaaataattgatttaggggccgttcagataccacgtggacagaaaaatgagatttttgatcccctcctccccctccgtggacaaacgtggacatttggctaacccctacccccctccctgGATGTCTACGtggacacatttgaaaaagtttttattttaaatacctataatttgGCAGTTAGTAAACACCACttttagccttttttttatagaaatggctgattttgtaaaaccgaataaaaatttcctgatataaaaaaaaaaaaaaaaattaatttcctaattatcatatttatcacttgctttaaAGTAGCTACttgttgtttaaacttaaactggaaaggcatgccattttacgattttgatttaaacatcttaatatttattcacctttagaaaatattttgaaagtaagtatgtccatgtggacatgacccaaacccctacccccctctccgtggacaagcgtggacatttccataccccctccccccccccccccctaagttgtccacgtggtatgtgaacgacCCCTTACTTCATTTTCTATCTAACCTTTCCTTTAATTGTAAGCTCTGGCGCTGAATTTTggtcatgggactcatatgcgaatatttttcacatgggacacatcaggggtcatatttttttcgaaattttgggaacaaacttcgaacaaaaacttgttttattggTAAATTGGAGCACAAAGAGCACGAAAAAGACCATACTACTAATGACAATGCTGTTCTTCTAAAGCCTCATCGCTAACTCTAAATAACTTCTCAGAGCAACTTTCCTCAATCTGTTTcggttgaaataaattaaattcctaTTTTTAATTTCCGATATTATTTTCCTGGACTGCCTTATTATTATAGTTTTTCGAAATCGAACCATCtttcatcgacttttttaattgaatttcaagtctaaCCGAACAATAGGCAAATCTACCAAGAAGCATTGAAACGAGAAAGCATTCTGgtccaatgagcctctagttcttgtaaaatgcttgatttaagaatgagccttcgaaattcaaatgcacacttactagagcattggggagacgAATACTACTACCTTTACCTTACCTAGTAACACATTGAGTTATTAATCCTTGATCCATTACAGCCTAGGGTACGGAGGCCATCtgaacttcttaaaaaaaaggaacctgaaatataaaactttattaaacaaattgtaagaaaaattttatcagGTCAAACAATCAATACTGATCGGACCATATTGAACACTGGTAAGACGTTTGTTTGAAGCCGTGGGGCCAACACGTAGGTTCCGTTTCACTGGCGTTCATCAGTGATCCGTTCGTATTCGCAAGATCTGGTGTGATATTCTCACTATTCGATTTTTTAAGATCTTGCGCGACAAGGCATACCCATTTATATCAAAGTGGTATAAATGAGCCTCTTACCATGCCCACGGTATTTTGaatacctataat
This sequence is a window from Uranotaenia lowii strain MFRU-FL chromosome 3, ASM2978415v1, whole genome shotgun sequence. Protein-coding genes within it:
- the LOC129753556 gene encoding uncharacterized protein LOC129753556 — encoded protein: MAPLPVARLSSQVRPFSNVGLDYFGPLMVRVGRSNVKRWVALFTCLTVRAVHLEPVHSLTTESCIAAIRRFIGRRGAPAEVHSDNGTNFQGAEKILRQQINSGVEATFTNTTTTWHFIPPAAPHMGGAWERMVRSVKQALLEAYHDKLDDEKLQTLLVEAESIVNSRPLTYLPLDSAESEAITPNHFLLGSSDGVCQPIVETECSSKLLSYSWSQLQKQLNTFWKRWTLEYLPTLTKRTKWFGETKPIEAGALVVLVEGSRRNGWTRGRVLQLITNPDGRCRQALVQTRDGVFRRPLSRLAVLEVGDGCGTESTGFHRGEDVAARVEKTECCL
- the LOC129753557 gene encoding SUMO-activating enzyme subunit 1, with translation MVEANGIELTEHEAELYDRQIRLWGLDSQKRLRAARILIAGLNGLGAEIAKNVILSGVKAVTLLDDKVIQESDFCSQFLAPQSSLGTNRAEASLSRAQHLNPMVELKAETEKLSDKPNEYFKNFDVVCIIGALTEELLRIDGVCRETGIKFFAADLWGMFGYSFADLQEHNFAEDVVKHKIISKPNEKTKTELVTSTVKRTLVYPSYQALLDFDFKAQSYARKLKRSGPALPLLRVLQKFREVEKRDPLYSDRENDLTKLLKVRDELEATVVPDSALTHVFAQISPAAAIVGGAVAHEIIKTVSQKEAPHHNVFLFDPESCCGFIESIGGEA